GATACAGGCGCGCCAGCGGCCCCACCCGGAAGCCCCAGGCGCCCGTGCCGGCGCTCAGGTTGAGCCCCAGGACGGGCACCACCCGGTACTCCAGCTCACCGCCGAAGATGCCGGAAGGGCTGTTGAAGCCCAATGCCAGACCCAGGTCCAGGTTCGTCCGGCCACCGCCCCGGCGGCGCGGCTCCTCGGCCTCCAGCTCGCGCCCCGTCGAATCGCCGGCCATCCCGTCGTGCCCGGACGCGTCACCGTGCGCGCGCTCCGACACCAGCGAGCCTGAACCCGCGGCCTCGGGCACCTCAGCGGAGGCCACCGGCGTCTCCTGGCTCGCGGCGTCCAGCTTCTGGGCCTCGTTCAGCACCGCCTGCGCCATCACCACCGAGCCCTTGTCGCTCAGGCTGGGATTGACGAAGTCGTACGCCAGCGTCTTGGTGCGCACCGGCGCGTGCGTCGTGCTCAGCAGGTACGTCAGCCGGTACTTCTCCCCGGCCCGCGTCACCTTCGCGCTCACCGTCACGTCGGGCGAACCCTCGTGCTGGGGGTCCATCAGGATGGCTTCCGTGGTGGCGTTCTTCAGCGCCTCGCTGATGCCATAGCGCGTGCGCTCCGCCACGGTGCTCGCGGTCAGGCCGCTGGCGTCCACCTCACTGCCCACCTCCGCGAGCTGGAGGTACAGGGTGTCGGCGAAGGCGGAGAAGGGCAGAAGGGTGGCGGCCAGCAGCATGCCGGCGCGCGTCCGAAGGGCGGTGGAGCGCATGGGGTGTTCCTCGAAATTGTGTGGAATTGAATCGAGCAAGCAGACGGCCTGACGCTGTTTCTATTCAGCCCCAGTGCACTTCTTCGCGGTGTCCGTTCCTGGGACGCGCTCTTCGCGCAAGCGGGCAACGCGGCCGGACGTCCCTCCGCGACCCTCGTGTTTCCGGATGCTTGGACCGGCTCGAAGCCCTGGCACACGGCTCGCTATGGCCCGGGGCGTGGACATCCCGAAGCCCCGAGCACCCCGCCGCAAACCCTACCTCCTGGCCGCCCTGGGCCTCGCCGCGCTCGTGGCGGTGACGGTGGGGCTGTCCCGGCTGCGCCCCGCCGCGCCCACCGTGGACAAGGCCTCGGTGTGGCTGGACACGGTGAAGCGCGGTCCGCTGGTGCGCCAGGTGAAGGGCACCGGGTCGCTGGTGCCCGAGTCCATCCGCTGGCTCACCGCCGACACCGCCGGCCGCGTGGAGCGCATCCACGTGCGTCCCGGCGCCACCGTCACCGCCGGCACGCTGCTGTTGGAGCTGTCCAACCCGGACGTGCAGCTCCAGGCCCTGGAGGCCGAACGCCAGCTCGCGAGCGCCGAAGGCGACTTCCTGGAGCTGCGCGAGCTGCTCCAGACGCAGCGGCTGTCCCAGCAGGCCACCGTGGCCACCCTCACCGCCGAGTCCGCCGACGCCACCCGCCGCGCGCAGGCCAACGCGGCGCTCTTCCAGAAGGCCTTCGTCGGCGACCTGGAGACGCGCCAGGCGCAGGAGAAGGCCGAGGAGGCGGGCCAGCGTCTGGAGTTGGAGCGCCAGCGCCTGGACGTCATGTCCCAGAGCCTGCGCCAGCGCCTCGCGTCCCAGCAGGAGCAGGTGGAGCGGCTCAAGGCCGTGGCGCGCTTCCGCCGCCAGCAGGTGGAGTCCATGAAGGTGCTCGCGGGCGAGGACGGCGTGCTCCAGGAGCTGCCGCTGGAGCTGGGCCAGTGGGTGACGCCCGGCGTGCTCCTGGCCAAGGTGGTGAAGCCGGAGCGGCTCAAGGCGGAGCTGCGAATCGCGGAGACGCAGGCGCGCGACATCCTCCCGGGCCTGAAGGCGCAGGTGGACACGCGCAACGGCGTGGTGGAGGGCACTGTCGCGCGCGTGGCCCCCGCGGCCAGCCAGGGCACGGTGCGCGTGGAGGTGTCGCTGCCGGACGCGCTGCCCAGGGGCGCCCGGCCGGACCTCACCGTGGAGGGCACCGTGGAATTGGAGCGGCTGGACGACGTGCTGTCCGTGGGCCGTCCGGCGGGAGCCCAGGCGGAGAGCACGCTGGCGCTCTTCCGGGTGCTGCCCGGCGGCGACGAGGCGGTGCGCATCCCCGTGAAGCTGGGCCGCGGCTCGGTGAACGCGGTGGAGGTCGTGCAGGGACTTTCAGAAGGCGATCAGGTGGTGCTGTCGGACATGACCGCGTGGGATGCGGTGGAGCGCGTGAGGCTGCGATGATGACGACGATGACGAACGACCGCGAGACGAAGGCCGTGGCCCCGGGCGCGGTGCCGGGCAAGGCGCTGCTCCAGCTCGACGGGCTCACCAAGGTGTTCGAGACGGAGGAGGTGGAGACGCACGCCCTCTCCAACATCCAGCTCACCATCCGCCAGAATGAATGGGTGGCCATCGTCGGCCCGTCCGGCTCCGGCAAGTCCACGCTGCTCGCGGTGCTGGGGCTGCTGGACACCGCCACGCGCGGCAGCTACCTGCTGGATGGCCGGAGCGTGCTGGAGCTGTCGCCCACGGACCGGGCGAAGGTGCGCAACCAGCACATCGGCTTCATCTTCCAGAGCTTCAACCTCATCGGCGACCTCA
This DNA window, taken from Corallococcus coralloides DSM 2259, encodes the following:
- a CDS encoding HlyD family secretion protein; protein product: MDIPKPRAPRRKPYLLAALGLAALVAVTVGLSRLRPAAPTVDKASVWLDTVKRGPLVRQVKGTGSLVPESIRWLTADTAGRVERIHVRPGATVTAGTLLLELSNPDVQLQALEAERQLASAEGDFLELRELLQTQRLSQQATVATLTAESADATRRAQANAALFQKAFVGDLETRQAQEKAEEAGQRLELERQRLDVMSQSLRQRLASQQEQVERLKAVARFRRQQVESMKVLAGEDGVLQELPLELGQWVTPGVLLAKVVKPERLKAELRIAETQARDILPGLKAQVDTRNGVVEGTVARVAPAASQGTVRVEVSLPDALPRGARPDLTVEGTVELERLDDVLSVGRPAGAQAESTLALFRVLPGGDEAVRIPVKLGRGSVNAVEVVQGLSEGDQVVLSDMTAWDAVERVRLR